The genomic segment TTCGGATATCGCGACAGGGACGGGGACGGATCGGGCTAAAATGGCCTCATAGAGGGCCATCCTGATGACCGATCGATCCACAGCCACCATTCGGTCACTTCTCCAGCCCACGACGTTTTGATTGATCATGTTGTCGATCTCGCGCAGATGATTCATAACCCCGTGAACCAATGTCTCCACCGTCTCCCGAAGCCCTTGATCGTCCTCGTAAGGAAACAGATCCAGAGCCTGAGCCGGATCTGTTTTTTTCGTCATATCCAAAGCATAGAGAATTTGAAGAGCGAGCTCCCGAGCTCGACGTTTCTTGTGATGAATCCCCTTGGCCTTCAATCGATCATCTCCTTGAACAAGTTGACGATTCGGTTATAGAAACCTCTCCCCGTCTCGGAGCGAACGGCGATACAGCCAACATACCCCAGAGATCCAAACAACAGGCACCAGGAAACACCCGATAGGCCAAGACGCCACAGGGCCGCAATAGACGAACAGAGAACGCCCCAAAACCACGGAGATTCGAAAAAATCCCCGCTGGGTTCCGATTCCTCATCGGACGTTCGTTTCCAGGAAACAGAGCTCTCAAGGCCTAAAGACGCCAAAGACTCGACGAGATTTTGGGAGATCACATCCCTATCGTAGGAGACAGACTCATCAACGAGCAGCGATATTAAAAACTGGTCCTGCGCATCCAGGTACTCCACGTCCCGGCAGGAAAGCCCCTCGAGAAGGCACGTCTCGACAAAGGCCTTCAGTCCCAGGGTGGATACC from the Dethiosulfovibrio peptidovorans genome contains:
- the nusB gene encoding transcription antitermination factor NusB — its product is MKAKGIHHKKRRARELALQILYALDMTKKTDPAQALDLFPYEDDQGLRETVETLVHGVMNHLREIDNMINQNVVGWRSDRMVAVDRSVIRMALYEAILARSVPVPVAISEAVELAKSFGTDESGRFVNGVLGKILRTLPEVFHEHT